From the Longimicrobium sp. genome, one window contains:
- a CDS encoding PLP-dependent cysteine synthase family protein, whose translation MSGPAINASSVDAMALPRLVWLRPNLVGLAFPLLKLLPARYIIRKAREEGELPPGGAIAETSSGTFGLSLAMVARLHGHPLTLVSDASLEPALRRRLADLGADVHVLRDAGPSGAFQKARLEYLDRFLDEHPGTFCPRQYSNPRNPASFAPAAELLAHAAGAVDCLVGPVGSGGSSCGIASYLRLLFPEMLLAGVDAHRSVLFGQSDARRTLKGMGNSLVPPNVDHTAFDLVHWVGAAEAFRATRELHRQHALFMGPTSGAAYLAADWFARRNPDLLTAVILPDEGYRYENTVYDDEWLAERGLALDALPRDPVEWDHPHDGDDAWAFYRWGRRTYAEVTGAPAEPLELASL comes from the coding sequence GTGAGCGGTCCCGCGATCAACGCCAGTTCCGTGGACGCCATGGCGCTCCCGCGCCTGGTGTGGCTGCGCCCCAACCTGGTGGGGCTCGCCTTTCCCCTGCTGAAGCTCCTTCCCGCGCGCTACATCATCCGCAAGGCGCGCGAAGAGGGCGAGCTTCCTCCCGGCGGCGCCATCGCCGAGACCAGCTCCGGCACCTTCGGGCTGTCGCTGGCCATGGTGGCGCGGCTGCACGGCCATCCGCTCACGCTGGTGAGCGACGCCTCGCTCGAGCCCGCGCTCCGCCGCCGCCTGGCCGACCTGGGCGCCGACGTGCACGTGCTGCGCGACGCGGGGCCGTCGGGGGCCTTCCAGAAGGCGCGGCTCGAGTACCTCGACCGCTTCCTGGACGAGCACCCCGGCACCTTCTGCCCGCGCCAGTACAGCAATCCCCGCAACCCGGCGTCGTTCGCCCCGGCGGCCGAGCTGCTGGCGCACGCCGCCGGCGCGGTGGACTGCCTGGTGGGCCCCGTGGGCTCCGGCGGCTCGTCGTGCGGCATCGCCTCGTACCTGCGCCTCCTCTTCCCGGAGATGCTGCTCGCGGGCGTCGACGCGCACCGCAGCGTGCTCTTCGGCCAGTCCGACGCCCGGCGCACGCTGAAGGGGATGGGGAACAGCCTGGTTCCGCCCAACGTGGACCACACCGCCTTCGACCTGGTGCACTGGGTGGGCGCGGCCGAGGCCTTCCGCGCCACCCGCGAGCTGCACCGCCAGCACGCGCTGTTCATGGGGCCCACCAGCGGCGCCGCCTACCTGGCCGCCGACTGGTTCGCCCGCCGCAACCCCGACCTGCTGACCGCGGTGATCCTCCCCGACGAGGGCTACCGCTACGAGAACACCGTCTACGACGACGAGTGGCTGGCCGAGCGCGGCCTGGCCCTCGACGCGCTCCCCCGCGATCCGGTGGAGTGGGACCACCCGCACGACGGCGACGACGCGTGGGCCTTCTACCGCTGGGGCCGCCGCACCTACGCCGAGGTCACCGGCGCCCCCGCCGAGCCGCTGGAGCTGGCGTCGCTGTGA
- a CDS encoding amino acid adenylation domain-containing protein codes for MTIQDVELSPAKRALLQARLFGLHRAAAIVPRPRGGPLPLSSDQERFWFLDRLGQGGPAYNISAALRLTGGVDEAALERALGEVVRRHEPLRTVFREADGVPVQVVAPFAGFRLAVDDLSALPAAEREAEVLARHRALSGHRFDLTAGPLFLARLLRAGEKEHVLLLCMHHMVSDGWSMRVLYRELWTLYDAFRAGRPSPLPELPVQYADWALWQRDEPQRRAEARHLDYWRRQLAGAPELLELPADHPRPPTPSLGGGTVPVFAPPAVLERLREVGRAEGATLFMVVLAAFKVLLARYSGSEDVVVGTPVAGRTRGEVEGLIGLFVNEIVLRTALNGDPTFRELVGRVRETVLGAQEHQEVPFDRVVSELRPQRSLSHATLFQVIFQLDNAGEGPAGRGLAVDEIHVERGTTKVDLTLGLDAHAGGLTGALDYSTDLFERGTARRMVEHLERLLEQVAAGPDRRISRLALIGRPERARVLGWNRTTARYPADRCIHQLFEAQAARTPDAVAVTFGDERLTYRELDGRANRLAHHLASLGAGPEVRVGLCLERGPELMTAIFGVMKAGGAYVPLDPAHPAERQRYMLEDSGIAVLLTQERLRARVPALDGVPVVAVDAEWAAIAAAGDGARAPETGVTSENLAYVIYTSGSTGRPKGVAMHHRGVCNYIHWGVRAYGAEQGDGAPVFTSMAVDLTVTNLLPLFAGRPVHLLPEDSPVEALARTLRARPGFGLIKITPIHLGLLNTMIAPEDAPGAAHTLVVGADFLSAEPTLFWQEHAPGVRLMNEYGPTETVVGCSAYVLPQGKHRDGPVPVGRAIQNLTFYVLDRWMEPVPVGLPGELYIGGAGVARGYLGRPGLSAEKFVPDPFAGAGARMYRTGDRARWQADGNLLILGRTDNQVKLRGYRVELGEVEAVLRRRPGVRDCMVAVREDRPGDRRLAAYVVADAGAVDAAELRDALRRTLPEYMVPDAFVVLDAFPQTPTGKIDRKALPAPGWAHSAGEDDEPRDFVEAQLIQVWEELLGVEVGATQNFFDLGGNSLLALRLFAQVNRRMRCDLPVATLFAGATVRRMAAAIQEQRKDDASPPSPVVALQPNGALPPLFCVHPADRNVMAYLGLVRHLGADQPVYGLRDLGDDLSRPLAQIAAEHVAAVRAVQPAGPYHLAGWSFGGFLAYEMAVQLRRAGEEVAFVGLLDTRAPRFAVTRAAADRDLVAALAGDVAAQMRRPFTLAPGALEGLGLEEMLRVAADQLRAQEAAPAGFDAAALGEQCHTIRARVHSRAGYAAAPFDGTLTLFRADTPAPDLEDVFAGEGDEVRRTLGWSLLAAGIRVHPVPGAHVTIGTEPHVRVLARRMREALAHARALPGAAEENR; via the coding sequence GTGACCATCCAGGACGTGGAGCTCTCGCCCGCCAAGCGCGCGCTCCTGCAGGCACGCCTGTTCGGGCTGCATCGCGCCGCCGCCATCGTCCCCCGCCCGCGCGGGGGGCCGCTTCCCCTGTCGTCGGACCAGGAGCGCTTCTGGTTCCTGGACCGGCTGGGGCAGGGCGGCCCGGCGTACAACATCTCCGCGGCGCTGCGATTGACGGGCGGGGTGGACGAGGCGGCGCTGGAGCGCGCGCTGGGCGAGGTGGTGCGCCGCCACGAGCCGCTGCGCACGGTCTTCCGCGAGGCCGACGGCGTTCCCGTGCAGGTGGTGGCCCCCTTCGCCGGCTTCCGCCTGGCCGTGGACGACCTGTCCGCGCTCCCCGCGGCCGAGCGCGAGGCCGAGGTGCTGGCCCGCCACCGCGCGCTCTCCGGGCACCGCTTCGACCTGACCGCGGGGCCGCTCTTCCTGGCCCGGCTGCTGCGCGCGGGCGAGAAGGAGCACGTGCTTCTCCTCTGCATGCACCACATGGTCAGCGACGGGTGGAGCATGCGCGTGCTGTACCGCGAGCTGTGGACGCTGTACGACGCCTTCCGCGCCGGGCGCCCGTCGCCGCTCCCCGAGCTTCCCGTGCAGTACGCCGACTGGGCGCTGTGGCAGCGCGACGAGCCGCAGCGCCGGGCCGAGGCGCGCCACCTGGACTACTGGCGGCGGCAGCTGGCAGGCGCCCCCGAGCTGCTGGAGCTTCCCGCCGACCACCCGCGCCCGCCCACGCCCTCGCTGGGCGGCGGCACCGTGCCCGTGTTCGCGCCGCCCGCCGTGCTGGAGCGCCTGCGCGAGGTGGGGCGCGCCGAGGGCGCCACGCTGTTCATGGTGGTGCTGGCCGCCTTCAAGGTCCTGCTCGCGCGCTACAGCGGGAGCGAGGACGTGGTGGTGGGCACCCCGGTGGCCGGGCGCACGCGCGGCGAGGTGGAGGGGCTGATCGGGCTGTTCGTGAACGAGATCGTGCTGCGCACCGCGCTGAACGGCGACCCCACCTTCCGCGAGCTGGTGGGCCGGGTGCGCGAGACCGTGCTGGGCGCGCAGGAGCACCAGGAGGTGCCCTTCGACCGCGTGGTGTCGGAGCTCCGCCCGCAGCGCAGCCTGAGCCACGCCACCCTCTTCCAGGTGATCTTCCAGCTCGACAACGCCGGCGAGGGCCCCGCGGGTCGCGGGCTGGCGGTGGACGAGATCCACGTGGAGCGGGGAACCACCAAGGTGGACCTGACGCTGGGGCTGGACGCGCACGCGGGCGGGCTGACCGGGGCGCTGGACTACAGCACCGACCTGTTCGAGCGCGGCACCGCGCGGCGCATGGTGGAGCACCTGGAGCGGCTGCTGGAGCAGGTGGCCGCCGGCCCCGACCGCCGCATCTCGCGCCTGGCGCTCATCGGGCGCCCCGAGCGGGCGCGCGTGCTGGGGTGGAACCGCACCACCGCCCGGTACCCGGCCGACCGCTGCATCCACCAGCTCTTCGAGGCGCAGGCCGCCCGCACGCCCGACGCGGTCGCCGTCACCTTCGGCGACGAGCGGCTGACGTACCGCGAGCTGGACGGGCGTGCCAACCGCCTGGCGCATCACCTCGCCTCTCTCGGCGCCGGCCCCGAGGTGCGCGTGGGGCTGTGCCTGGAGCGCGGGCCCGAGCTGATGACCGCGATCTTCGGGGTGATGAAGGCGGGCGGTGCGTACGTGCCGCTGGACCCCGCCCATCCCGCCGAGCGGCAGCGCTACATGCTGGAGGATTCCGGCATCGCCGTGCTGCTCACGCAGGAGCGGCTCCGCGCCCGCGTCCCCGCGCTGGACGGCGTCCCCGTCGTCGCGGTGGACGCGGAGTGGGCGGCCATCGCCGCGGCGGGCGACGGTGCCCGCGCGCCGGAGACGGGGGTGACGTCGGAGAACCTGGCCTACGTCATCTACACCTCGGGAAGCACGGGGCGCCCCAAGGGCGTGGCCATGCACCACCGCGGGGTGTGCAACTACATCCACTGGGGCGTGCGCGCCTACGGGGCGGAGCAGGGCGATGGAGCGCCGGTCTTCACCTCCATGGCGGTGGACCTCACCGTCACCAACCTCCTCCCGCTCTTCGCCGGGCGGCCGGTGCACCTCCTTCCCGAGGATTCGCCGGTCGAGGCGCTCGCGCGCACGCTGCGGGCGCGGCCGGGGTTCGGGCTGATCAAGATCACCCCCATCCACCTGGGGCTGCTGAACACCATGATCGCCCCGGAAGACGCGCCGGGGGCCGCGCACACCCTGGTCGTGGGCGCCGACTTCCTTTCCGCCGAGCCCACGCTCTTCTGGCAGGAGCACGCGCCGGGGGTGCGGCTGATGAACGAGTACGGCCCTACCGAAACGGTGGTGGGCTGCTCGGCCTACGTCCTCCCGCAGGGGAAGCACCGCGACGGCCCGGTTCCCGTGGGGCGCGCGATCCAGAACCTGACCTTCTACGTGCTGGACCGGTGGATGGAGCCCGTCCCGGTCGGCCTTCCCGGCGAGCTGTACATCGGCGGCGCGGGGGTGGCGCGCGGGTACCTGGGGCGCCCCGGCCTTTCCGCCGAGAAGTTCGTCCCCGACCCCTTCGCCGGGGCCGGCGCGCGGATGTACCGCACCGGCGACCGGGCGCGCTGGCAGGCCGACGGCAACCTCCTGATCCTGGGCCGCACCGACAACCAGGTGAAGCTGCGCGGCTACCGCGTGGAGCTGGGCGAGGTCGAGGCGGTGCTGCGCCGCCGCCCCGGCGTGCGCGACTGCATGGTGGCCGTGCGCGAGGATCGCCCCGGCGACCGGCGGCTGGCCGCGTACGTCGTGGCCGACGCGGGCGCGGTGGACGCGGCGGAGCTTCGCGACGCGCTCCGCCGCACCCTTCCCGAGTACATGGTGCCGGACGCCTTCGTCGTTCTCGACGCGTTCCCGCAGACGCCCACGGGCAAGATCGACCGCAAGGCGCTCCCCGCGCCCGGCTGGGCGCACTCCGCCGGCGAGGACGACGAGCCGCGCGACTTCGTGGAGGCGCAGCTGATCCAGGTGTGGGAGGAGCTGCTGGGGGTGGAGGTGGGCGCCACGCAGAACTTCTTCGACCTGGGCGGCAACTCGCTCCTGGCGCTGCGCCTGTTCGCGCAGGTGAACCGGCGGATGCGGTGCGACCTTCCCGTCGCCACCCTCTTCGCCGGGGCCACGGTGCGGCGGATGGCCGCGGCGATCCAGGAGCAGCGGAAGGACGATGCATCGCCCCCCTCGCCCGTCGTGGCCCTGCAGCCGAACGGCGCGCTGCCGCCGCTCTTCTGCGTCCACCCGGCCGACCGGAACGTGATGGCGTACCTGGGCCTGGTGCGCCACCTGGGCGCCGACCAGCCGGTGTACGGCCTCCGCGACCTGGGCGACGACCTGTCCCGCCCCCTGGCGCAGATCGCCGCGGAACACGTGGCCGCCGTCCGCGCGGTGCAGCCCGCCGGGCCGTACCACCTGGCCGGATGGTCGTTCGGCGGCTTCCTGGCCTACGAGATGGCGGTGCAGCTCCGCCGGGCGGGCGAAGAGGTGGCCTTCGTGGGGCTGCTGGACACCCGCGCCCCCCGCTTCGCCGTCACCCGCGCGGCGGCGGACCGCGACCTGGTCGCCGCGCTGGCCGGCGACGTGGCCGCGCAGATGCGGCGCCCCTTCACCCTCGCCCCCGGCGCGCTGGAGGGGCTGGGGCTGGAGGAGATGCTGCGCGTCGCCGCGGACCAGCTGCGGGCGCAGGAGGCCGCCCCGGCGGGGTTCGACGCCGCCGCGCTCGGCGAGCAGTGCCACACCATCCGCGCCCGCGTTCACAGTCGCGCCGGGTACGCCGCCGCGCCGTTCGACGGCACCCTCACCCTCTTCCGCGCCGACACCCCGGCGCCGGACCTGGAAGACGTGTTCGCCGGCGAGGGCGACGAGGTGCGGCGCACCCTGGGGTGGAGCCTGCTGGCGGCCGGGATCCGGGTGCACCCGGTCCCCGGCGCGCACGTGACCATCGGCACCGAGCCGCACGTCCGCGTTCTCGCGCGGCGCATGCGCGAGGCGCTGGCCCACGCCCGCGCGCTCCCGGGCGCCGCGGAGGAAAACCGATGA